From Apus apus isolate bApuApu2 chromosome 13, bApuApu2.pri.cur, whole genome shotgun sequence, a single genomic window includes:
- the LSM11 gene encoding U7 snRNA-associated Sm-like protein LSm11, translating to MEEDEGAAGGAEQRCPRHRPGAERSPSPSRLDVSSSRFDPLLALYSASTPLPFPAAPCFNNLAEYESFQRGLLRPRGPRSAPARRGPSRAARRGPPAADPERIQRLRSLMVNAGPEQEAAEGGRGTRRRRAPRNVLTRMPLHEGSPLGELHRCVRDGVKINVHIRTFKGLRGVCTGFLVAFDKFWNMALTDVDETYRKPVMGKAFYAEPQLTLTRLFDRLKLQESSGKKGVDSKAVSKELALTHDSQTLGLKAGSGRGRAEEERERQKRSGRAGEKKTLGDSSHLAARGEADVGSRTAHTEGASAGGTRARSQARRKRRPKADYQQVFRRHINQIFIRGENVLLVHLAH from the exons aTGGAGGAGGACGAAGGGGCCGCGGGGGGCGCGGAGCAGCGGTGCCCCCGCCACCGGCCCGGGGCCGAgcgctcccccagccccagccgcCTGGACGTGAGCTCCAGCCGCTTCGACCCGCTGCTGGCGCTGTACTCGGCCAGCACGCCGCTGCCCTTCCCCGCCGCCCCCTGCTTCAACAACCTCGCCGAGTACGAGAGCTTCCAGCGCGGCCTGCTCCGCCCGCGCgggccccgctccgctcccgcccgccgcggcccctcccgcgccgcccgccgcggcccgcccgccgccgaCCCCGAGCGCATCCAGCGCCTCCGCAGCCTCATGGTCAACGCGGGCCCCGAGCAGGAGGCGGCCGAGGGCGGCAGGGGGACCCGGCGGAGGCGGGCGCCGCGAAACGTCCTCACCAGGATGCCCC TCCATGAAGGCAGCCCACTGGGGGAGCTTCATCGCTGTGTCCGAGATGGCGTAAAAATCAACGTCCACATCCGCACTTTCAAAGGGCTTCGTGGAGTCTGCACAGGGTTTTTGGTTGCGTTTGACAAGTTCTGGAATATG GCTCTGACAGACGTGGATGAGACATACAGAAAACCAGTAATGGGCAAAGCTTTCTATGCAGAACCCCAGCTCACACTAACCCGG CTGTTTGACAGACTCAAACTGCAGGAGTCCTCAGGAAAGAAGGGAGTGGACTCAAAGGCTGTCTCCAAGGAGCTAGCTCTGACCCATGACTCTCAGACTCTGGGACTGAAAGCTGGATCAGGACGAGGGAGAGCAGAAGAGGAGCGTGAGAGGCAGAAACGCTcgggcagagctggagaaaagaagacactGGGTGACAGTTCCCATCTGGCTGCCAGAGGTGAAGCTGATGTGGGTAGCAGGACTGCCCACACAGAGGGTGCCAGTGCTGGTGGTACCCGTGCAAGAAGCCAGGCACGGAGAAAAAGGCGGCCCAAAGCGGATTATCAACAGGTGTTCAGGCGTCACATAAACCAGATTTTTATTCGAGGAGAGAATGTCTTGCTTGTCCATTTGGCACATTGA